The following proteins are encoded in a genomic region of Zea mays cultivar B73 chromosome 9, Zm-B73-REFERENCE-NAM-5.0, whole genome shotgun sequence:
- the LOC109942637 gene encoding uncharacterized protein: MVGNKKGKNKASQKDLKSYFSQGSSGSSLSTHGSGVVAIVEDVPLEENVLPSVEHDEEEEQVQEGITDFNPDHIISDPGLRIPIERFYANIRDEVRRAFIAKGPTQPTGHRFPPSSDKRSFQKKWFSQYSWLEYSVEKNKAYCFYCYLFKNDRMDDKFGYDAFTKAGFSQWKNAYLALPKHVGGPSSIHNVASTSFHDFDNQRSSIKHKVSSYSKDALIKYEK, translated from the exons ATGGTTGGAAATAAGAAGGGAAAGAATAAGGCTTCACAAAAAG ATTTGAAGAGCTATTTTAGCCAAGGTTCCAGTGGCTCAAGTCTAAGTACTCATGGCAGCGGCGTAGTTGCTATTGTAGAAGATGTGCCTTTAGAAGAAAATGTCTTGCCATCTGTAGaacatgatgaagaagaagaacaagttcaagaagGTATAACTGACTTCAACCCGGATCACATTATTTCTGATCCGGGTCTTCGTATTCCAATCGAAAGATTTTATGCAAATATTAGAGATGAAGTTAGGAGAGCTTTTATAGCTAAAGGTCCAACCCAACCAACCGGTCATAGATTTCCTCCATCAAGTGATAAAAGGAGCTTTCAGAAAAAGTGGTTTAGTCAATATAGTTGGTTGGAATATAGTGTGGAGAAGAATAAGGCATATTGCTTCTATTGCTACCTTTTTAAGAATGATCGAATGGATGACAAATTTGGTTATGATGCCTTTACAAAAGCTGGGTTCTCACAATGGAAAAATGCTTATCTTGCACTTCCAAAACATGTTGGTGGGCCTAGTAGCATACACAATGTTGCATCAACATCATTTCATGATTTTGATAACCAAAGGTCAAGCATAAAACATAAGGTTTCAAGTTATAGCAAAGATGCATTGATCAAATATGAGAAGTGA